The following coding sequences are from one candidate division KSB1 bacterium window:
- a CDS encoding BamA/TamA family outer membrane protein gives MAALRKRYVVPALVCACALIAAASFGQSPPIDSMRVVQIVVSGNHHTRDFVILREMKTKPGDILDPYKLELDRLRVESLGLFTRVEALPVRTDQGLVVVILVSERWYVFPVPILERHEKDWNKFSYGLGLRHMNLRGRNEQAGVAAWWGYNPGYQIVFTSPWLLGKGNTFITFVVSRQRVRNLSPQFPRFEQEVAIFECMFGQRFGYHTYLGVSVGHRQVRVAPARSGATISEDGVDRAPQGGISLSYDTRDLKEYPRQGWWLAFTGRKVGMPGLVVNYFLWEVDARRYQVLSGPLSLALRASGSSSHGKVAAYDRLYLGYSQRIRGHFDQVAEGDSRVLLGAELRFTIVPVRYLNLEPATQLIRDYGRNLKFGINGGLFCDAGSVWFRGSPQPRTWWRGVGAGLHFHLPYGYVLRAEYALDEKLSGEVILDLDVAF, from the coding sequence ATGGCTGCACTGCGGAAGAGGTATGTGGTGCCGGCATTGGTGTGCGCATGCGCCCTGATTGCTGCGGCGAGCTTTGGGCAGTCTCCCCCGATCGACAGTATGCGCGTGGTCCAGATTGTCGTCAGTGGCAACCACCACACGCGCGACTTTGTCATCTTGCGCGAGATGAAGACGAAGCCGGGCGACATATTGGACCCATATAAACTAGAGCTTGACCGTTTGCGTGTCGAAAGCCTGGGTCTGTTTACTAGAGTCGAAGCCCTCCCCGTCAGGACCGACCAGGGCTTGGTGGTAGTGATACTGGTCAGCGAACGGTGGTACGTCTTTCCGGTTCCCATTCTGGAGCGTCATGAAAAGGATTGGAACAAGTTTTCCTACGGCCTTGGGTTGCGGCACATGAACTTGCGCGGGCGCAATGAGCAAGCCGGCGTGGCCGCCTGGTGGGGCTATAACCCAGGCTATCAAATTGTCTTCACCAGCCCATGGCTGCTGGGAAAAGGTAACACGTTCATCACCTTCGTGGTCTCCCGGCAACGAGTGCGCAACCTTAGTCCTCAGTTTCCGCGGTTTGAGCAGGAAGTGGCGATCTTCGAGTGCATGTTCGGGCAGCGATTCGGTTATCACACCTACCTCGGGGTGTCTGTGGGGCATCGGCAGGTGCGTGTGGCCCCTGCGCGGTCAGGGGCGACCATCAGTGAGGATGGTGTGGACCGTGCCCCGCAAGGGGGGATCTCGCTGTCCTATGACACGAGGGACCTCAAAGAGTACCCTCGCCAGGGGTGGTGGTTAGCTTTCACTGGGCGGAAGGTGGGAATGCCGGGCCTGGTGGTGAACTACTTCTTGTGGGAGGTCGACGCGCGCCGCTACCAGGTCCTCTCCGGCCCACTTTCCCTCGCCTTGCGTGCCAGCGGGTCATCCTCCCACGGGAAAGTGGCTGCGTACGATCGTCTTTACCTCGGGTACAGTCAGCGCATTCGAGGCCACTTCGACCAGGTGGCGGAGGGGGACAGCCGGGTCCTACTGGGTGCGGAGCTGCGTTTCACGATCGTGCCTGTGAGGTATTTGAACCTTGAGCCGGCAACGCAGTTGATACGCGACTATGGTCGGAATCTGAAGTTCGGCATCAATGGGGGCTTGTTCTGCGATGCCGGCAGCGTCTGGTTTCGGGGCTCTCCCCAGCCGCGCACTTGGTGGCGCGGTGTTGGCGCCGGCCTTCACTTCCACCTGCCGTATGGCTATGTGCTGCGGGCCGAATACGCCTTGGATGAAAAGCTGAGCGGCGAGGTGATTCTGGACCTGGATGTAGCCTTCTGA
- a CDS encoding ferrous iron transport protein A, with the protein MSADEVDLTELRPGESGTVVRIVGGPGLIRRLEALGVQPGVTVTKVAGQMLHGPVAFRVGASQYAIGFGVARKVIVRR; encoded by the coding sequence GTGAGCGCTGACGAGGTGGATCTGACCGAATTGCGACCAGGTGAGAGCGGAACAGTGGTGAGAATTGTGGGCGGCCCAGGACTGATCAGGCGATTGGAAGCACTTGGAGTGCAGCCAGGGGTCACCGTGACCAAGGTGGCGGGGCAGATGCTGCACGGGCCGGTGGCTTTCCGCGTAGGCGCAAGCCAATACGCCATCGGCTTCGGCGTGGCGCGCAAGGTGATCGTGAGGCGATGA
- a CDS encoding CapA family protein, translated as MAHQALDYGADLLLGHHAQVLQEPEV; from the coding sequence TTGGCGCACCAAGCACTCGACTACGGTGCCGATCTCCTTCTTGGGCACCACGCCCAGGTGCTGCAAGAACCTGAGGTGTAG
- a CDS encoding ferrous iron transporter B — protein MSREAGQRPRRILLMGNPNVGKSVVFSRLTGAHVIASNYPGTTVEYTKGRMRLGAEEVEVIDVPGTYSLSPSSRAEEVAVLMLREAATEGERPDIVINVVDATNLERNLNLTLQLLKAGVPMVVALNMWDEARHIGVTVDVDGLAQLLGVPVVPTVAITGEGIRALVESLANARIGRWQFNEEDRWAEVGKVVRAVQEVRHRHHTLLEKLSDASLQPFTGTVIAAAVLYLSFRIIRLLGEGLATGLMEPAFQRYWGPLMMRLSRLLGSGGILHDVLVGRLIDGRIDFLQSLGLLTTGLFVDFAVVLPYVVAFYLVLSLGEDSGYLPRLGVLLDTIMHRLGLHGLAIVPLLLGCGCNVPGVMATRVLETRRERFIAATLMAIAIPCTAQTAVIIGLVGRHGTAALLMVFGVLFAVGIVLGIAMNLILPGESPEIFVEIPPYRFPFVPGLLRKLFIRLRWFLQEAVPFVLLGVFVVNLLYRFGVVAFMGKLAAPVVTGLLGLPKEAVAAMIVGFLRKDVAVGMLAPLGLTVKQLVIASVVLTMYFPCMATFVVMLRELGWKDMLGASVIMVLASLTVGSLLNVALAQ, from the coding sequence ATGAGCCGAGAAGCCGGCCAGAGACCCCGCAGAATCCTGTTGATGGGAAACCCCAACGTCGGGAAAAGCGTGGTCTTTTCCCGCCTGACCGGCGCACACGTCATAGCCTCCAACTACCCTGGTACTACAGTCGAGTACACCAAGGGCCGCATGCGGCTCGGTGCCGAGGAGGTCGAGGTCATTGACGTACCGGGCACCTACTCGCTGTCTCCGTCGTCCCGTGCCGAGGAGGTTGCGGTTCTCATGCTGCGGGAAGCGGCGACGGAGGGCGAAAGGCCGGACATCGTCATCAACGTGGTGGACGCCACCAACCTGGAGCGGAACCTCAACCTGACCTTGCAACTCCTCAAGGCCGGGGTGCCGATGGTGGTGGCGCTCAACATGTGGGACGAGGCCAGGCACATTGGCGTGACGGTGGATGTGGATGGGCTCGCGCAGCTTCTCGGTGTACCGGTGGTTCCGACGGTCGCTATTACCGGAGAGGGTATCCGTGCCCTCGTGGAGAGCTTGGCCAACGCCCGCATTGGCCGGTGGCAATTCAATGAGGAAGACCGCTGGGCAGAAGTGGGGAAGGTGGTGCGGGCAGTCCAGGAGGTGAGGCACCGGCATCATACGCTTCTGGAAAAGCTGAGTGACGCATCCCTTCAGCCCTTCACCGGGACGGTGATCGCGGCGGCCGTGCTGTATCTCTCCTTCCGCATCATTCGCCTCCTCGGCGAGGGGCTGGCCACTGGTCTGATGGAGCCGGCATTCCAGCGGTACTGGGGGCCGCTGATGATGCGCCTGTCGCGCCTCTTGGGCTCGGGCGGCATTCTCCACGATGTGCTGGTAGGGCGACTCATCGACGGGAGGATCGATTTTCTCCAATCGCTGGGTCTTCTTACCACCGGCCTGTTTGTGGACTTTGCGGTAGTGCTGCCATATGTGGTGGCGTTCTATTTGGTGTTGAGCCTGGGCGAGGACTCGGGCTACCTGCCTCGTCTTGGTGTGCTGTTGGACACCATCATGCACCGCCTGGGCCTGCATGGCTTAGCAATCGTGCCGCTCCTCTTGGGGTGCGGGTGCAATGTGCCGGGTGTCATGGCCACCCGGGTATTAGAGACGCGGCGCGAGCGCTTCATCGCGGCGACGCTCATGGCCATTGCCATCCCATGTACCGCCCAGACCGCCGTGATCATTGGCCTTGTGGGGAGACATGGCACCGCAGCACTGCTCATGGTATTTGGGGTCCTCTTTGCCGTTGGTATCGTACTTGGTATCGCCATGAACCTCATTCTGCCCGGAGAGAGTCCGGAGATCTTTGTTGAGATTCCCCCGTACCGGTTCCCCTTCGTGCCTGGATTGCTGCGCAAGCTTTTCATCCGCCTACGGTGGTTTTTGCAGGAGGCGGTCCCGTTCGTTCTCCTCGGCGTCTTTGTCGTGAATCTTCTCTACAGATTTGGGGTCGTGGCGTTCATGGGAAAACTCGCTGCGCCAGTAGTGACGGGCCTGTTGGGCTTACCCAAAGAGGCCGTGGCGGCGATGATTGTCGGCTTTTTGCGCAAAGACGTGGCAGTGGGCATGCTGGCGCCCCTCGGGTTGACCGTGAAGCAGCTGGTTATTGCCAGCGTGGTGCTGACGATGTACTTTCCGTGCATGGCGACCTTCGTGGTTATGCTGAGAGAGTTGGGGTGGAAGGACATGCTGGGGGCCAGCGTGATCATGGTCCTCGCAAGCCTCACTGTGGGCAGCCTCCTCAACGTGGCGCTGGCACAGTGA
- a CDS encoding MFS transporter, translating to MEQKAVISDTRRRRKTSALAPEATRRGLRISVIEGSWATVHIVLTTNAFLTGYALFLGCNDFELSLVTSVPLLMQLFQIFGARLVERTGRRKAICAWLSFIGRLVWLPMALLPFLWHGEVIVLFLALYALGTLLQNLATPAWLTWMGDLVPRQIRGRYFGWRNRVVGIVTMVTSIVAGLILDLARDHGREGGGFLTIQLIAVGAAAVAFYYIRRQPEPAYRPERMPPLGEYVARPLRDGTYRRILVFYLYWLFAVGISTPFFAAHLLKNLGWNFKGIAYLNIVTAAMTILSQPFWGRLIDRFGHKPVLTVCEVAILHLPLYYAFCPPGVSWPIWLNAVLTGVFWSGFNLAIFSLVLAALPAKGRPGYTAAYSAWSGVMNFIAITFGGWLALRLSGLNVQVAGFSLGNYHFLFILTSVLRFPGLFLLRRLREKHAVPTAILVQQTFSEINRRIGLGRYFLLLPLANGARRKRDSLRNIR from the coding sequence GTGGAACAGAAGGCGGTTATCTCAGATACAAGGAGGCGACGAAAGACAAGCGCTCTTGCACCGGAAGCGACAAGGCGAGGACTGCGCATTTCGGTGATCGAGGGTTCGTGGGCCACGGTGCACATTGTGTTGACCACTAACGCGTTTCTCACCGGCTATGCGCTGTTCCTCGGCTGCAATGACTTTGAACTGAGTTTGGTCACCTCCGTGCCATTGCTGATGCAGCTTTTTCAGATTTTCGGCGCAAGGCTAGTGGAGCGCACCGGAAGGCGGAAGGCAATCTGCGCCTGGCTTTCTTTCATAGGGCGTCTGGTGTGGTTGCCTATGGCACTGTTGCCGTTCCTCTGGCACGGGGAGGTGATCGTCCTTTTCTTAGCTCTGTACGCGCTGGGCACCTTGCTTCAAAACTTGGCAACACCTGCCTGGCTCACGTGGATGGGTGACTTGGTTCCAAGACAGATACGGGGTCGCTACTTTGGCTGGCGCAACCGTGTGGTGGGAATCGTCACCATGGTCACCAGCATCGTGGCCGGCCTCATCCTCGATCTGGCGCGAGATCATGGCAGGGAAGGAGGCGGATTCCTGACCATCCAGTTGATCGCGGTGGGCGCTGCGGCGGTGGCCTTCTACTACATTCGCAGGCAACCCGAGCCCGCGTATCGCCCAGAACGCATGCCGCCACTCGGGGAGTATGTGGCGCGCCCGCTTCGAGATGGCACCTACCGGCGCATCTTGGTATTCTACCTCTACTGGCTGTTCGCGGTTGGCATTTCTACCCCGTTTTTTGCCGCCCACCTGTTGAAGAATTTGGGCTGGAACTTTAAGGGCATCGCGTACCTAAACATCGTCACCGCAGCGATGACCATCCTTTCCCAACCCTTCTGGGGTAGACTCATCGATCGATTCGGGCACAAGCCGGTGTTGACCGTGTGCGAGGTGGCTATCCTTCACCTGCCGCTGTACTACGCCTTCTGTCCTCCAGGCGTTTCGTGGCCCATCTGGCTCAACGCTGTTCTTACGGGGGTGTTCTGGTCCGGCTTTAACTTGGCCATCTTTAGCCTGGTGCTGGCAGCGCTGCCCGCCAAGGGAAGACCAGGCTACACGGCCGCGTACTCCGCGTGGAGCGGCGTAATGAACTTCATCGCCATTACGTTTGGCGGGTGGTTAGCTCTGCGCCTGAGCGGCCTCAATGTGCAGGTGGCCGGCTTTTCACTGGGCAACTATCACTTCCTCTTCATCCTCACCTCGGTCCTGCGCTTTCCAGGGCTATTTCTGCTGCGGAGACTGCGCGAAAAGCACGCTGTGCCCACGGCGATCTTGGTGCAGCAAACATTTAGCGAGATCAATAGGCGCATAGGTCTTGGCAGATACTTTCTCCTGCTGCCTCTAGCGAATGGCGCAAGGAGGAAGAGAGACAGCCTTCGCAACATCCGGTAG
- a CDS encoding 16S rRNA (uracil(1498)-N(3))-methyltransferase: MARMPHAEFYYVKPTNVAGERLWLVEQEWHHLQVVQRARPGHRFFAVDGRGRCYHCELVAASPSRGEAKIIAWNTGVGEPRVCLTIAASPLRGERFDLLVEKCTELGVTRFVPMTTARTVRFAGTRVDRWRRVALAAMKQCGRSVWPEVADPVPFAEVVAHLSCSGPRLIAHEAAGALPLLQAVNQWEAGSFPEALVLVGPEGGFADEEMSTAVSQGFVPVSLGPRRLRSETAAIVAATLIVSLLDTP, encoded by the coding sequence ATGGCGCGAATGCCCCACGCTGAGTTTTACTATGTCAAGCCCACGAACGTGGCAGGGGAGCGCCTGTGGTTGGTAGAGCAAGAGTGGCATCACCTTCAAGTGGTGCAACGGGCGCGACCTGGGCATCGCTTCTTCGCCGTCGATGGGCGGGGACGGTGCTACCATTGCGAACTGGTGGCTGCATCGCCGAGTCGCGGGGAGGCGAAGATTATCGCGTGGAACACGGGCGTGGGCGAACCGCGCGTTTGTTTGACCATCGCCGCTTCCCCGCTGCGAGGTGAGCGCTTTGACCTGTTGGTGGAAAAGTGCACGGAGCTGGGAGTGACCCGATTCGTGCCGATGACCACAGCACGCACGGTGCGCTTTGCGGGCACACGGGTGGATCGCTGGCGCCGGGTGGCCCTTGCCGCCATGAAACAGTGTGGGCGCTCGGTGTGGCCGGAGGTCGCTGACCCGGTCCCTTTCGCCGAGGTTGTGGCACATTTGTCATGCTCCGGGCCGCGGCTCATCGCCCACGAAGCTGCAGGCGCCTTGCCCCTGCTACAGGCGGTCAACCAATGGGAGGCAGGTTCTTTCCCAGAAGCGCTGGTGCTGGTGGGGCCAGAGGGTGGGTTCGCGGATGAGGAGATGAGCACAGCGGTGTCCCAGGGATTTGTACCGGTGAGCCTTGGCCCTCGGAGGCTGCGTTCCGAGACGGCGGCAATCGTGGCGGCAACACTCATAGTCAGTTTGCTGGACACACCGTGA
- a CDS encoding outer membrane protein assembly factor, whose translation MWKKGAVDGIPRWTRVLMLVTLFGLVWVAQPGESRAQFEVGSLHPPEYFGEGRIVSGAPAVRYNRVEGLFFGARITARPVPISGLSFPVCAGYGFHNKRWRYSLGVHQGLFRGEQLTLGAVFFDETASNDGWRLRQVENSLAALLLKEDFMDYFGRTGWQIFLDERLEGRHTARVVYASYRYQDMGADEGLAGALFGGKKQFRANPHIVEGHEQSVRLIIELDWRDSSLLPFEGTLVQAIYEKTWQDFTSDGLFVTVTHFRPTFAEQRFVVRAMVGARARSLAPQHLLALGGVGSLRGFRQNSQTGQNLVLLNAAYYFGGDILRVFSPGRRGGHDRVSLGLFCDAGSAWAVERVKKSLFSELDGYHVLADAGVSVLVGDGVGRVDFAKQVHGGDGSWRITLRLLSAL comes from the coding sequence GTGTGGAAGAAAGGCGCCGTAGATGGGATCCCCAGGTGGACCAGGGTGCTGATGCTGGTGACTCTGTTCGGCTTGGTCTGGGTAGCTCAGCCTGGGGAAAGCCGCGCCCAATTCGAGGTGGGGTCATTACATCCCCCGGAGTATTTTGGCGAGGGCAGAATAGTGTCGGGCGCGCCCGCGGTGCGCTACAACCGCGTGGAGGGTCTGTTTTTCGGCGCCCGCATCACGGCACGGCCGGTGCCCATTTCTGGTCTTAGTTTTCCAGTGTGTGCCGGATACGGATTTCACAACAAAAGGTGGCGCTACTCGCTGGGCGTACACCAGGGGCTCTTTCGTGGCGAGCAGCTGACGCTCGGTGCGGTCTTTTTTGACGAGACCGCTTCCAACGACGGCTGGCGGCTGCGCCAGGTGGAAAACAGCCTGGCCGCGCTGCTGCTGAAAGAGGACTTTATGGACTACTTTGGCCGCACGGGGTGGCAGATATTCCTGGATGAACGCCTGGAAGGCCGCCATACCGCCAGGGTGGTATATGCCTCCTACAGGTACCAGGACATGGGGGCAGACGAGGGGTTAGCTGGTGCGCTGTTTGGCGGCAAGAAACAGTTCAGGGCCAATCCCCACATCGTGGAGGGGCACGAGCAAAGTGTGCGGTTGATCATCGAATTGGACTGGAGGGACAGCTCACTGCTGCCGTTTGAGGGGACCCTGGTGCAGGCCATCTACGAAAAAACCTGGCAGGATTTTACCTCCGACGGTCTCTTTGTTACGGTGACGCACTTTCGTCCCACCTTCGCTGAACAGCGGTTCGTGGTGCGCGCCATGGTGGGTGCCCGCGCGAGAAGCTTGGCGCCACAGCACCTGCTGGCCCTGGGCGGGGTTGGGTCGTTGCGCGGGTTTCGCCAAAACTCGCAGACCGGTCAAAACCTGGTGCTCCTTAACGCAGCGTACTACTTCGGCGGCGATATCTTGCGCGTGTTTTCCCCAGGTCGGCGAGGTGGCCACGACCGAGTTTCCCTCGGTTTGTTCTGCGATGCCGGTTCTGCTTGGGCGGTAGAGCGGGTGAAGAAGAGCCTGTTTAGCGAACTTGACGGCTACCATGTATTGGCCGATGCGGGCGTCTCGGTGCTGGTAGGCGACGGTGTTGGGCGGGTGGATTTTGCCAAGCAGGTGCACGGTGGTGATGGCTCCTGGCGCATCACGCTGCGTCTGCTGAGCGCGCTGTGA
- a CDS encoding S8 family serine peptidase: MNARAALAWAVVLVAGIEVGAATDLSESQRAKLDPCLRMALQTPELVARGSIPGTRLVKTTPEQYFRVLIQGCGEWAAIAAAGIELQAVMGNIATATVTEEQILQLVALDEVVYVQAPKARRLCLDRSTHEMGAVEVRNASGLSGKHTLIGVIDTGIDWRHADFRRSNGTTRLKYVLDFSDPGDVNGDNKLDGPDDYGGTLYTEAEINAALRGGPSLRHRDVVGHGTHVAGCAGGNGRATGRKQPAGQYVGVAPEADFIIVKGTRQDAADKIDDDDQVNALHFVHTRATELGLPYVVNLSLGSNWGAHDGTDAAEQAIDQLVGPGRPGRAVVVAAGNDGQENIHASGSLSTTRSAITVKVKIAPYDKNSATQDDYLVLDFWYSGFSSQSVKVKTPSGRSYGPFASGRLFYEDSKEGFIYVDNAHGGADPRNGDRELLIQIYDRTAGWEPASGTWEFTISGTSGRFDGWIAASSMEAEFVEPVDPTMKVSIPGTALYAITVGSYITKRTWIDLDGNHLTSPGLSGKQDGELSDFSNPGPTRDGRVKPELAAPGEMIGAAFSADADPAEPTSMFYTGSNQFPNGFVLADGVHGIGHGTSMAAPHVTGVVALALERDPNLTSVQIRQMLQDSARRDAFTGLVPNDRWGYGKVWAYAVTAAAPGEEQLPTAFRLFPCYPNPFRHTAVIRYEFPENQTPDQITITLFDARGRQVRSIRGGQSYVVWDGCDEQGRALGSGVYFFRLRAGKFVATEKLLLLR; this comes from the coding sequence ATGAACGCCCGCGCGGCATTGGCATGGGCAGTTGTGCTTGTGGCTGGCATTGAGGTCGGTGCAGCAACCGATTTGTCGGAGTCGCAGCGGGCGAAGCTCGACCCTTGCCTGCGCATGGCGCTACAAACCCCAGAACTAGTCGCACGGGGCTCGATTCCCGGTACTAGGCTGGTCAAGACAACGCCTGAACAGTACTTCCGCGTGCTCATTCAAGGGTGCGGGGAATGGGCGGCAATCGCGGCAGCGGGTATCGAGCTTCAGGCGGTGATGGGGAATATCGCCACGGCCACGGTGACTGAGGAGCAGATTCTTCAGCTTGTGGCACTGGATGAAGTTGTGTACGTGCAGGCGCCCAAGGCACGAAGGCTGTGTCTGGATCGCAGTACCCATGAGATGGGCGCAGTCGAGGTACGTAACGCCTCCGGGCTTTCTGGCAAGCACACGCTTATCGGCGTGATTGACACCGGTATCGACTGGCGTCACGCAGATTTTCGCCGCAGCAACGGCACCACCCGCTTGAAGTACGTGCTGGACTTTAGCGACCCCGGCGACGTGAACGGGGACAACAAGTTGGACGGTCCGGACGACTACGGTGGCACGCTTTACACCGAGGCGGAGATCAACGCTGCCCTGCGGGGAGGACCGTCGCTGCGGCACAGGGACGTGGTGGGTCACGGAACCCATGTGGCCGGTTGCGCAGGTGGGAACGGGCGTGCCACCGGTCGCAAGCAGCCTGCAGGGCAGTATGTGGGCGTGGCACCGGAAGCTGACTTTATCATCGTGAAGGGCACGCGGCAGGACGCTGCAGACAAGATTGACGACGACGACCAGGTGAACGCCTTGCACTTTGTCCACACGAGGGCCACGGAACTGGGCCTCCCTTACGTGGTGAACCTCAGCTTGGGTTCCAACTGGGGCGCACACGATGGCACGGATGCCGCAGAGCAGGCGATCGACCAGTTAGTCGGTCCCGGCCGCCCTGGGCGCGCGGTGGTAGTGGCGGCCGGTAATGACGGCCAGGAGAACATTCACGCTAGCGGCTCGCTCAGCACCACCAGAAGCGCTATCACGGTCAAGGTAAAGATTGCACCGTACGACAAGAACAGCGCCACGCAGGATGACTACCTGGTGCTGGACTTTTGGTACTCAGGATTCAGCAGCCAGTCAGTCAAAGTGAAAACGCCCAGCGGGCGCAGCTATGGACCCTTTGCCAGCGGTCGTCTCTTCTATGAGGACAGCAAAGAGGGGTTTATCTATGTGGACAATGCGCATGGCGGGGCGGACCCGCGCAATGGCGACAGAGAGTTGCTAATCCAGATCTACGACCGGACGGCTGGCTGGGAACCAGCCTCCGGCACATGGGAGTTCACCATCAGCGGCACCTCGGGCCGATTCGATGGCTGGATAGCCGCCTCTTCCATGGAAGCAGAATTCGTTGAGCCTGTGGATCCGACGATGAAGGTGAGCATCCCTGGCACGGCGCTCTATGCTATCACCGTCGGCTCTTACATCACCAAACGGACCTGGATTGACCTTGACGGCAACCACCTGACTTCGCCGGGGCTCAGCGGCAAGCAGGATGGCGAGCTGTCTGACTTTTCCAATCCTGGGCCTACCCGCGACGGACGGGTGAAGCCAGAGCTGGCAGCGCCAGGGGAGATGATCGGGGCCGCCTTTTCCGCCGACGCCGACCCTGCAGAACCGACCAGCATGTTCTACACCGGCAGCAACCAGTTTCCCAACGGCTTCGTCCTTGCCGACGGGGTGCACGGCATCGGTCACGGGACCAGCATGGCTGCCCCGCACGTGACCGGAGTGGTGGCCTTGGCACTGGAGCGCGACCCCAATCTTACCAGTGTGCAAATCCGCCAGATGCTGCAAGACTCTGCGCGCAGGGACGCCTTTACTGGCCTCGTGCCAAACGACCGGTGGGGCTATGGGAAGGTCTGGGCGTATGCGGTCACGGCGGCCGCACCTGGTGAGGAACAATTGCCAACGGCCTTCCGCTTGTTCCCTTGTTACCCGAACCCGTTCCGCCACACCGCAGTGATCAGGTATGAGTTTCCCGAGAACCAAACGCCTGACCAGATCACCATCACTTTGTTCGACGCGCGCGGCCGCCAGGTGCGCAGCATCAGAGGCGGCCAGTCCTACGTGGTCTGGGACGGGTGCGACGAGCAGGGCAGAGCACTGGGGAGCGGCGTCTATTTCTTTCGCCTGCGGGCAGGGAAGTTTGTCGCGACAGAGAAGCTCCTGCTTCTGCGATGA
- a CDS encoding DUF2851 family protein translates to MKIEEPAPEHFLYRLWGDRSLVGRRMHTVDGRTVEVVACGTRNPDAGPDFRGATLIVDGKMCCGDIEIHPVAVDWYRHGHHRDPRYNSVVLHVVTMDVDPEERTLRQDGEEIPVLNLDQFLVKPAEQLAAEGQAPPGPEPVACALREASRPRILHIVELAGDERLNTKCMRYQEERLIDGWDQILYRGLAEALGYAKNQVAFRKLADRLPYAELSRAIRGLDADTAWVRAQAYLFGAAGLLPSEGSLVEADHELRDFLGQLRTEWEHFPYRRKIDPLHREEWLFFRLRPQNFPTRRIAALAALAVRFHEHGFLGGLMRIVQAGQRRIPQVGRQLSASLTVESDPFWRTHYCFDVSGSSPMTGGGKLVGPERAADMVVNVVLPCLMAYARETGDGQLQTLLAQVYVQAPLLAENAIVREMTLRLFGAQGKGVVDTACRQQGLIQLFKMLCQRGPCARCLEHFEVPPAD, encoded by the coding sequence ATGAAGATCGAGGAACCTGCACCGGAACACTTTCTCTACCGGCTTTGGGGCGACCGAAGCCTGGTGGGACGCAGGATGCACACCGTGGATGGGAGAACCGTGGAGGTGGTGGCGTGCGGCACCCGCAACCCGGATGCCGGCCCCGACTTTCGGGGCGCCACCTTGATCGTCGACGGCAAGATGTGCTGCGGCGACATTGAGATTCATCCTGTGGCCGTTGATTGGTACCGGCATGGGCACCACCGCGATCCACGGTACAACAGCGTGGTGCTGCATGTGGTGACTATGGACGTGGACCCCGAGGAGCGCACTCTGCGCCAAGACGGCGAGGAGATCCCGGTATTGAACCTCGACCAGTTTCTTGTCAAGCCGGCCGAGCAGTTGGCTGCCGAAGGGCAAGCCCCACCGGGCCCGGAGCCGGTAGCTTGTGCATTGCGTGAGGCCAGCCGGCCGCGCATTCTCCACATCGTGGAGCTGGCGGGGGATGAGCGGCTGAACACCAAGTGCATGCGGTACCAAGAAGAGCGCCTCATCGACGGTTGGGACCAGATCCTCTATCGTGGCCTCGCAGAAGCGCTGGGTTACGCTAAGAACCAAGTCGCATTTCGGAAGCTTGCCGACCGACTCCCTTACGCCGAGCTATCCCGAGCTATTAGGGGCTTGGACGCCGACACGGCATGGGTGCGTGCCCAGGCTTACCTTTTCGGCGCCGCCGGGCTCTTGCCCTCAGAAGGGTCCCTGGTAGAAGCGGACCATGAGCTCCGTGACTTCCTCGGCCAGCTGCGGACAGAGTGGGAGCATTTCCCTTATCGTCGCAAAATCGACCCGTTGCACAGAGAGGAGTGGCTTTTCTTTCGGCTGCGTCCGCAGAATTTTCCCACTCGGCGCATCGCTGCTCTTGCTGCCCTGGCAGTACGCTTCCACGAACACGGTTTCCTCGGTGGCCTGATGCGGATCGTTCAGGCGGGCCAACGCCGCATCCCACAAGTCGGCAGGCAGCTGAGCGCATCCCTTACTGTGGAATCCGATCCATTTTGGCGGACACACTATTGCTTTGACGTTTCTGGGAGTAGTCCGATGACGGGCGGCGGCAAGCTGGTAGGACCTGAGCGTGCCGCGGACATGGTGGTCAATGTCGTGCTGCCTTGCCTCATGGCTTATGCAAGAGAGACGGGGGATGGACAACTGCAGACGCTGCTCGCCCAAGTCTATGTGCAGGCGCCACTCCTCGCGGAGAACGCCATTGTGAGAGAAATGACCCTGAGGCTATTCGGGGCGCAGGGTAAAGGGGTTGTGGATACCGCCTGCCGCCAACAGGGGCTCATTCAGCTGTTCAAGATGTTGTGCCAAAGAGGTCCTTGCGCGCGGTGCCTGGAGCACTTTGAGGTGCCGCCCGCCGACTGA